CGTCTTCCTGTTTATCTTGGTGGGATGCCTATGTTATACTTgtgatttttctgttctctgtgaCATATTAAAACAAGATcgtcacagatggggaaacaagAGGTCATTAGTTAACAATCagatgtttgatttttatttcctgaacAGCAAAGATACTCTCTTGtgaatttttaacagatttttagaGGAGAAATGGGGCTAGTCCCCAGAAGGAAAGTTGTTCCTTGGGCTTTCCTCAAGAGTCAACACagccatttttaaatcatttcctcACTTAACTCTGTCCTGGGCATTCACTCTCAGCTTCGTCTCAGTCTTAGTAAGTCTCTTGTCAGTTTGTGGTGGTTACTGCTTTATAGTCTACCTAATAAACATTGCCGGAAGATTGAAGGGAAGCCAGATAGGTGGTTGGTTAGCTTTGGCTCAAGCCAGTGTAGTATGGAGATGGCAGCACTTTTACTTTAATTCATCCTTGGGTTTCTAGAACAGTTGATCTGGATTAGGTTGGGTGCAGGAAAAAACTTGTTATAATTCCCAGCTTTGGGAGACACAAGCCTTTGTTCTCCCCAGAGTATTAGGTAACACTCCTAATGCTACTAATCATATAATCCTGAGAATTGGGAGGGACATTCATTCATTGCCTTATTCTTGTTTCATCCTCTGTAAATGAGCATAATAAGAGTACCCACCTCATAGtgtttttatgaggattaaaggaATATTTGTAAGATGCTTAGAACAGAGACTGATGTAATAGTaagcactatataaatatttataagataaacTCCTACATGACAATGTAAATCTTCTTTGTAATATCTGAATAACTAGTAACTGCTACAATGCTGGTAGAGTTCCAGAATCTTGTTGGTGAACTTTATCAGTGACTTCTGCATTGCCAGCAGATGGTTAGTGAAACCTCACGGACTTGTAATTAGTACACAGATTACTGAgcctgaataaatgaaaaatcagaaactgTGAATCTTTTGAAATAGTCgaaataatatttgatatttgctCTGTTCATGACAATTTTGGAAGTGTTGTATTTGACTGATTAAGTATTTTCGAGGCATACGTGTTCAGTTTGTGATTTTGTATACTTAATTGGAAAAGAAAGCTAATGAAGATTTTCATATGGACATCTGTTCTTTTAACTAGGTAtcaatgagggacgcctgggtggctcagtggttgagggtctctcttcagctcaagtggtgatcctggaatcctgggaggAGTCTtgcgtgaggctccctgcagagaaccctcttctctgcctctctctctgtgtgtctcgtgaatgaataaaaacaaaaaaaaaacaaaaaaaacaaaaactagataTCAATGAAAAGAGCATACAGAGATGTAAACACACTTGTTTGCACACCCATAGACCTtaatagcaattttttaaaaagatttatttatttatttatttatgtatttatgtatttatttattcgtgatagacacagagagagggagagagagagagaggcagaggtacaggcagagggagaagcaggcgccatgcccggagcccgatgcaggatcgtgccctgggccaaaggcaggcgccaaaccgctgagccacccagggatcccctaaatagcaatttttaacaaaattgttGGACTACTTTTAGTACCTACAAATAACTAAGAAGAATCAAGTGTTTGTGGAATGATTATTCCCCAGTAATGTTCCTGCCCCTGAGAATAGTTAAGAATCATTTATAATTACTAGAGCAAAAGGAGGCTAAGAAATATTCGATTTTACTTGTATTGGAATTATACTTACGTAATTTACGtatatcaaaaatgttttaaagtttgcCTTTTTAAGCCATTGAATAGCTTCTTTacagtttttaagaatttaactAATTTGCTTGGAATCTTGCTTGGCGCAAAAGGCAGAGACCTGgccattccattttctttgttccCATCCAATCCTATCCATCACTCTCTTAGGAAACTCTGTCCAAATTCTAGGTTGTCATTATTTGTTTATAGGTCTACctgcccccccaacacacacacactggactaTATATATACCTGCCAAGTGTACATAGTATAACTAGTTCATTTGTGTGCCAAGGACAGTGTGGCATGCGGCATGTTTCTAACACCTTTGTTGAAGAGCCTAATTAGCAGTATCTGAAACAATATTTTACCGTATTTAATGAGGCTCTGGGAAAGTTGGATACACAACTGAGATTGATCCAGATCTTGATTCTTTCCAGAAAGTTGGACTTTAAGTTTGGTTTGGAATTTGAAGCTGTCAGCATAACGTTTACCTCAGTCTCCCAAAGTCCAAGCTAATTGGAATTACTGTCCTGTTTCACCAGACTGGATCCCCGGGGGTTACTGTTTGTTTATGTAGAAGAATTCTGTGACACTTTCCTGCATAGTTGATGAAAAGCTGTGATGTTTTTGATTcaggccagttttttttttttttttaagaaaaaaaatctataaagtcGTTTATAATTATTCCTTATATTCTTCTGCCTTGGACCCACACCTTTCAACTCTTATGTGTTAGGCTTAAAGGCTATCATCTCAAGGGCCAATGAAGTTACTTTCCACCTATTCAGATACGCAAGCCTAGCACAGCATTTTCCACAttagcaggtgttcaataaaaatCGTGCAAACCTAAATTGCAGCTCTTTTTGTTCTCGGAATAAAATCTTTGGCTTACTTCTGATAAGGTTTTTATGTCTTACAAAACAATGAATTGTATTCATCAGCGTAGAAGATTCTACCGAGacttttttaattcagaaagtcGTTAATGTAGTGGTTCTCGCGGACAGCAAAATGCAATTCTCAGAAGTTAAACCCATCTGTTTGAATTTAAGCGCTTGAATGCGGGTATCGGAGCCACCGCTGATTAACTTGACCTTGGTAGCCAAACGTTTCTTCGGAGGGTTTGACAGTCCGCAAGATTTCATGGGGCTTCGAAGACGTTGTGTTGCTGTTGTTCTAGATGAAATTTCAGTGCCCGTAACCGTGGCTCAAACGGGGCATAGGGGCGTGGACGAGCACTGCAGCAAtacttgtttttgttcttaaCCACTTCAGGCCTCGACACAGAGGCCGTGCTGGTGTCATGGAAAAAGCAGCCGTGGAATCTGACGGAGCCTAATTCCTGGCTTCAGTCCCAGTCCTGCGCGACCCTGGGCAAGTGACTTGACTTCTCTGAATTTCCGTTTCCTCCCGTGCAGGGCCCGGGCTGCGGGAGCCACCTCGCAGCGCAGGCGGGGGCGCGCCCGAGCACGGCGGCGGGTCCGCCGCAAGCAGCAGCCATCTTCCGGgcccgctgccgctgccgctctCCGCCAGCAGGTGTAGGCGCCGGCCGCCCCGCCCTTCCGTGCTCGCGGGCCTGCCCCTCGGCGTCcccgcgcgggcggcggcgggcggcggcggcgcacgGCCTCCGGGTCCCGGGCCCGCCCCGGGCGGAGCCCgcagaggggcgggggcgggggcgggggcgggggcacgggcgggggcaggggcaggggcaggggcagggcgccgccgcccccggctcccaggcccagccccgcCGAGTGCGGGCGAGCGGAGGCGGCCCCGGCGCCGCCCGCGCCGGAGCGTGTGTGCGCGGCCACCGCCCCCTCGGCCCTCCTCCgggccgtcccctcccctcccctcccctcccctcccctcggcCCCTCCGCCCTcgcgcgccgcccgcccgggTCGCCGCGGGGCCGTGGTGTACGTGCAGAGCGCGCAGAGCGAGTGGCGCCCGCACGCCCTGCGCTCCTCCACAGGCCcggcgcggcggccgcgggcgtggaggcggcggcggccggggcggcggggcggcggggcggcggggctcgCGCGCCGGGGCCCGCGTGCGCGAGCGGAGGTCGCCGTGCGCGGCGCGGGCCGCGGTCCCTCGGCTGGCGGCAGCGATGAGGCGCTGAGGCGGCCGCCGGCGCCGCGCGGCCGGCCCCGAGGACGAGGAAGCGGCCGGGCCGAGGGCGCGGGGCGCCGGCCTCCGTCAGGCGGGAGCGGCGGGTGCATGACGCAGTGACGGCCTCGGCCGCGGCGCCCGCTCCCCGGCCCCGGGCGAGGCCCTCCGGCCGCCACCCGCCCCGCTCGGCCTCCGCCGCCATGGCTAATGACAGCGGCGGGCCCGGCGGGCCGAGCCCGAGCGAGCGAGACCGGCAGTACTGCGAGCTGTGCGGGAAGATGGAGAACCTGCTGCGCTGCAGCCGCTGCCGCAGCTCCTTCTACTGCAGCAAGGAGCACCAGCGCCAGGACTGGAAGAAGCACAAGCTGGTGTGCCAGGGCGGCGaaggcgcccccggccccggagcGGGCCAGCAGCGGcaccccggccccgcgcccgccgcctccgcgccgccgcccggggagcccagggaggccaGGAAGGCAGCGCCGCGCCGGgacagcgccgccgccgccgccgccgccgccgccgccgccgccgccgccgagagTGCGGGCCCGCGGGCCGCCGGGGACGCGGCCAAGGCAAAGGCCAAGCCCGCGGCCGACCCCGCGGCGGCCGCGTCCCCGCCTCGCGCGGCTGCGGGCGGCCagggcccggcggcggcggcggcggcggcgtgtGCGGCGGCGTGTGCGGCGGCCGAGGCGGAGCCCGCGAAGGAGGAGGACCCGGAGAAGACGAACCTGTACCCGCCGAGCGGCACGCCGGGCGAGGGGCTGAGCCCCGGCGGCGGCCTGCGGCCCAACGGGCAGACGAAGCCGCTGCCCGCGCTGAAGCTGGCGCTGGAGTACATCGTGCCGTGCATGAACAAGCACGGCATCTGTGTGGTGGACGACTTCCTGGGCAAGGAGACCGGCCAGCAGATCGGCGACGAGGTGCGCGCCCTGCACGACACCGGCAAGTTCACGGACGGCCAGCTGGTCAGCCAGAAGAGCGACTCGTCCAAGGACATCCGGGGCGACAAGATCACCTGGATCGAGGGCAAGGAGCCCGGCTGCGAAACCATCGGGCTGCTCATGAGCAGCATGGACGACCTGATCCGCCACTGCAACGGGAAGCTGGGCAACTACAAAATCAATGGCCGGACGAAAGTAAGTGCGTGCTAGGGGGCCGCGCTGGACATCCCTCGCCGGGGGGCCCTCCCCGCCGGCCGCCCGGGGCCGCCCGGGGCCGCCCGGGGCCGGGAGCGTGGTTTCTCTTTGTAAAAGTGGTTTTCCTCTGGTGTAGCACCCCTTCGGGAGAACGGATAGAATCCACAGATAAGTGTTCCTCTGGGCAGCCCCTTTATCCGCGCCCGCTATTTGTCACGTCCTGCCCGTCTACAAGCGTCTCTAATTGCATGGTTTTGTAGCTAGACCTAGGACCCTTCCTTGCactttgcttcccccccccctccccttttccaatttttccttttccagtgcACTGTTCGTCAATTCAGACATTATCGGAGCGTTAGCCTCCCGGTGGGGGCTATTAGGCTAGTAGAACCCAAAGCAAGTGCTGGTTCTGCATGTGCCTTGTGTTTGCATGTACCCCTAAATTCTCTGTATGGTGTTGGAGGTGCTCACCAGATCTGGTTTACAGAGTGGAATGCTGTTTGGTTTAAGACTCTGCCAGCCTGACCGCGAAAAGGTAAATTTAACACAAGTATGTAGTCGAAAGACTCCTCGCATTCTGGAAGAGCTTGGCTGCTCCCCTCCCTCTCATtgctcttctccccctccctgtctctACTGTTCTGAAACCCACCACAAAACGGGGAAAGAAGTATTTCCGTTTTTAGACCTTGCAGTGTAGGTAGGTTACATTTTTAGCAGAGGTTTCCTTTATTTGCTTTGTTAATATAATCCTTCTGTTGAAACAACTGTGTGGTAGcttcctggaaaaaaacaaaaaaacaaaaaactaaacccATGGAAttggagcaggagggagggctcATTCTAAAGTCTCAATTTGGTGGaatctctttgttttctctttactgTTGTAAGTTTTTTCCCCCAACACATTCTTCTGCTGGTACCTAGTCTgatcccccttcccttctctctgtggTAAGCAGGAGACTCTTCTCTCCTTAATACTCTCccagttctttttcattttgcttgctTGCCAGGTCTTAATCTTTTCTTTGTATCCAGCTCCTCCCCAGGCCGCCCCGCTCCACCCTCCTCCACCATCAATCTCTGTCTGatattttgagttttaagagCTTGTCTTAGGAGATCAtcacgtgtgtgtgtttgtgcacacaCACTGACTCTTCCCACTAGTTCTTTTGTGTGTTGTCAGGGCATCTCTTTTGGCAGTCCTTACGGGTGACTCTCAGGCTGCCTGAAAGGCTGAGCATAAGGCAATGAGGAAAGTTCTAAACATGAACGTTTTGTGGGGGGAAGAAAAAACCTAATTAATATATTGCCATTCATTACTGGATGAAGGCACACGTCTTAatatgcagtttaaaaaaaaaatcaataggcgTTTAACATTAagctgaaagaaaacaagaggagcTTGTTTAGATCTCATTCTCAGTCTTCAATGAgagtttcatttatgttttttaaaaaaaaaaaagaaaaacaacttttttcatGGATCAAATCTGAGTATAGTCATGAACTCTAGAGCAGTTCATGGGAATATCAATATAGCTTGAGGGAATATCAATATAGCTCTCTGCACACTGACCAGAGTCATTAGTTGAGGTATAAACTTAAGGCGAAGACCCATAGAAGTTAATGTCCTAAATCTTCTTTGATCTGCTTTCCTTGGTTAATTTAGCTTTCCAAGTTAAGTCCTCTCCTGTCCCCACTGTTTTCATCTGTCCTCAGGGAGGGGACAGTAGTCAGCCTAGCTCTTAGAGGAGTTGCTTCTCATGGGGAGGTTGTTGGAAAATACCACCTTATTCGTCAGGCAACCCAGTGGCTGAAGGGAACAGTATTCGGGGTGGTAAGCCACTTGAgtgcatgtattttatttagttttttgaaagggatttatttatttgagagcgtgtgtgcatgcagaggggaggagggagagtggaGGAAGAATCTTAAGCGGACTCTCtggctaagtgtggagcctgacgcagggctggatcccatgaccctgagattgtgacctgagcccaaaccaagagtcatcgcttaactgagccacacaggtgccccaaaaggaCAGGTTTTAAACTCTTTAGATTGATCTTATGCTTACATTAATTTTTGGCACACAATTTGAGAATCTATGAATGATTTTAGGGAATCCCTTTCATTGTATCTGATGGAGAGAGTTTCTGTTAATCGTGTTTAATCGTGTGATTTTAGTATTCCTGAGAAACCCAAAGATCTTGCTTTGGGGGAATGGGAAGGCAGTAGGATTATTAGCCACCATGTATTGAGCCACCATAATGTGCTAGACACCAGAGCAGGCCCAATACAGACATGATCACAATAATCTTACTCCTATGCAGTAGGTAGTAATATTCCTAATTCACGTTTGAGGATATTTCAGGTCAGACTTGGCTCAGGCCTACCACTTATGCCGACTTCATTGGGATTCAAATTTAGGTCATTTATCAAGCCTCAGGCTTTTTCTACTACACTCCACATAGGTAGGATATTAGATGAGCTGGAGATTACTTAGTATGCTACTGGGactaaaatttgatatattttattaatggcGATAGCATTAGCCTTGTATAGGAATAACTGTACTTTATGGTTGGCTTCTATAAACTTTTTAATAGATGACTACACAGTGTTTACTTCAGTATCTGAAAAGCCACTTAATTGTTAACCCATTTGAATCATGCTCATTTCAGTGTA
This genomic stretch from Canis lupus familiaris isolate Mischka breed German Shepherd chromosome 4, alternate assembly UU_Cfam_GSD_1.0, whole genome shotgun sequence harbors:
- the EGLN1 gene encoding egl nine homolog 1 isoform X4, with translation MANDSGGPGGPSPSERDRQYCELCGKMENLLRCSRCRSSFYCSKEHQRQDWKKHKLVCQGGEGAPGPGAGQQRHPGPAPAASAPPPGEPREARKAAPRRDSAAAAAAAAAAKAKPAADPAAAASPPRAAAGGQGPAAAAAAACAAACAAAEAEPAKEEDPEKTNLYPPSGTPGEGLSPGGGLRPNGQTKPLPALKLALEYIVPCMNKHGICVVDDFLGKETGQQIGDEVRALHDTGKFTDGQLVSQKSDSSKDIRGDKITWIEGKEPGCETIGLLMSSMDDLIRHCNGKLGNYKINGRTKAMVACYPGNGTGYVRHVDNPNGDGRCVTCIYYLNKDWDAKVSGGILRIFPEGKAQFADIEPKFDRLLFFWSDRRNPHEVQPAYSTRYAITVWYFDADERARAKVKYLTGEKGVRVELNKPSDSISKDVL